The following are from one region of the Dermacentor albipictus isolate Rhodes 1998 colony chromosome 5, USDA_Dalb.pri_finalv2, whole genome shotgun sequence genome:
- the Tim17b gene encoding mitochondrial import inner membrane translocase subunit Tim17-A isoform X1, with product MEEYAREPCPWRIVDDCGGAFTMGAIGGAVFQSIKGFRNAPSGVNRRLLGSLGAIKERAPIIGGNFAVWGGLFSTIDCTMVKIRKKEDPWNSITSGALTGAILAVRNGAGAMVGSAVIGGVLLALIEGVGILFTRYSAEQFKPVNPQMEDPSQLGATPFGTSSQYQ from the exons ATGGAAGAATACGCACGTGAACCATG CCCATGGCGCATTGTAGATGACTGCGGTGGTGCCTTCACCATGGGTGCCATTGGTGGTGCTGTGTTTCAGAGCATAAAGGGCTTCAGAAATGCACCCTCG GGCGTGAATCGCAGACTTCTTGGCAGCTTGGGTGCAATCAAAGAGAGAGCTCCCATCATAGGAG GAAACTTTGCAGTGTGGGGTGGCTTGTTCTCAACAATAGACTGCACCATGGTCAAGATTCGCAAAAAAGAAGACCCGTGGAACTCAATCACAAGTGGGGCTCTCACGGGAGCCATCTTGGCTGTCAGAA ATGGTGCTGGAGCAATGGTAGGATCAGCCGTTATAG GGGGTGTTCTATTGGCTCTGATAGAAGGTGTTGGAATATTGTTTACACGATACTCTGCAGAGCAGTTCAAACCAG TGAATCCACAAATGGAGGACCCATCGCAACTAGGAGCAACACCATTTGGCACCAGTTCACAGTACCAGTGA
- the Tim17b gene encoding mitochondrial import inner membrane translocase subunit Tim17-A isoform X2, with the protein MGAIGGAVFQSIKGFRNAPSGVNRRLLGSLGAIKERAPIIGGNFAVWGGLFSTIDCTMVKIRKKEDPWNSITSGALTGAILAVRNGAGAMVGSAVIGGVLLALIEGVGILFTRYSAEQFKPVNPQMEDPSQLGATPFGTSSQYQ; encoded by the exons ATGGGTGCCATTGGTGGTGCTGTGTTTCAGAGCATAAAGGGCTTCAGAAATGCACCCTCG GGCGTGAATCGCAGACTTCTTGGCAGCTTGGGTGCAATCAAAGAGAGAGCTCCCATCATAGGAG GAAACTTTGCAGTGTGGGGTGGCTTGTTCTCAACAATAGACTGCACCATGGTCAAGATTCGCAAAAAAGAAGACCCGTGGAACTCAATCACAAGTGGGGCTCTCACGGGAGCCATCTTGGCTGTCAGAA ATGGTGCTGGAGCAATGGTAGGATCAGCCGTTATAG GGGGTGTTCTATTGGCTCTGATAGAAGGTGTTGGAATATTGTTTACACGATACTCTGCAGAGCAGTTCAAACCAG TGAATCCACAAATGGAGGACCCATCGCAACTAGGAGCAACACCATTTGGCACCAGTTCACAGTACCAGTGA
- the LOC135902356 gene encoding class E basic helix-loop-helix protein 23-like yields the protein MFADAEVSALDVPTAYPRHYQSSGAPTAASTAYERCYGSTAVLMRRPSYPEVASAAFYPLDDVPLPCSTLADHRRHTPSYAVYDRSYVDAPPSSYLYSAAAAAYDCVYGDCPDCVEAGYSPAPGGSRSPAGADDEDARASAAACPSQTTSAMSRRATSVARKRSLSQAELERRRSLANHQERRRMHRLNSALDRLRSTIPPRLQNGSRRLSKIKTLKMAINYIVELQTVLSPSTVSAAGGSVVGCTPVSRSWN from the coding sequence ATGTTCGCCGACGCCGAAGTTTCGGCTCTGGACGTGCCCACGGCGTACCCGCGGCATTATCAGTCGTCCGGTGCCCCGACTGCTGCATCGACTGCCTACGAGCGCTGCTACGGGTCGACGGCTGTTCTGATGCGTCGCCCGTCGTATCCAGAAGTCGCCTCGGCCGCCTTCTACCCGCTGGACGATGTGCCGCTGCCTTGCTCCACGCTGGCGGATCATCGTCGCCACACCCCTTCGTACGCAGTATATGACCGCAGTTACGTCGACGCCCCGCCTTCTTCGTACCTGTACAGCGCTGCCGCTGCGGCGTACGACTGCGTATACGGTGACTGCCCAGATTGCGTGGAGGCCGGCTACTCGCCTGCGCCTGGCGGTAGCCGGTCGCCCGCCGGAGCGGACGACGAAGACGCCAGGGCCTCGGCTGCCGCCTGCCCCTCGCAGACGACGTCCGCCATGTCGCGGCGTGCTACCAGCGTCGCTCGCAAGAGGAGCCTCTCCCAGGCCGAACTGGAACGGCGCAGGTCCTTGGCGAACCACCAGGAACGGCGTCGCATGCACCGGCTCAACTCGGCGCTGGATCGATTGCGTAGCACGATACCGCCGCGCCTGCAGAACGGCAGTCGGCGCCTGTCCAAGATCAAGACTCTCAAGATGGCcatcaactacatcgtcgagctgCAGACCGTGCTGAGCCCATCGACTGTCTCTGCAGCTGGCGGCAGTGTCGTCGGTTGTACGCCTGTCTCCCGTTCCTGGAACTGA